The genomic stretch AGCCCGTGATAAGGATGTCGGCCACGCGCCTAGCGCGGCAGCTGGGTCTCGCCCATCAGCGCCTTGTCGACTGCATGCGCCGCCTGCCGGCCCTCGCGAATGGCCCAGACGACCAGGCTCTGCCCGCGTCGCATGTCGCCGCAGGCGAACACGTTCGGCTCGCTGGTGAGGTACCATTCGGTATCCGCCGCCACGTTGCCGCGCCCGTCGAGATCGACGCCTGCCCGGTCGAGCAGCCCGCGCCGCTTGGGGCCGGTGAAGCCCATCGCCAGCAGGATCAGATCGGCCCTGAGCGTGAACTCGCTGCCCTCGATCTCCTGCATCTTGCCGTCTTTCCACTCGACGCGGACGCATTCGAGCCCGGCGACATCGCCGTTTTCCTCGACCACGCGCTTGGTCAGCACGGCCCAGTCGCGGTCGACGCCCTCTTCGTGGCTGGACGAGGTGCGCAGCTTCACCGGCCAGTCGGGCCAGGTCAGCGCCTTGTCTTCGCTTTCGGGCGGCTTGGGCATGATTTCCAGCTGAGTGACGCTGGCCGCGCCCTGGCGGTTGCTGGTGCCGACGCAGTCACTGCCGGTGTCGCCGCCGCCGATCACGATCACGTGCTTACCGGTTGCCGTGAGTGAACCACGCGGCGCGGCGCGCACTTCGTCGTCGCCCGCATTGCGCTTGTTCTGCTGAGTGAGAAATTCCATCGCGAGACGCACGCCGTTGAGCTCGGAGCCGGGAATGTCGAGCATGCGGGCCTCTTCCGCGCCGCCCGCGAGGACGACCGCGTCGAAATTCTCCTGCAGCGCCTGGAAGCTGACCTCGACACCCACTTCGCTGCTGGTGCGGAACTGGACGCCTTCGGCCTCCATCTGCACCGCGCGGCGATTGATGAGGTGCTTCTCCATCTTGAAGTCGGGGATGCCGTAGCGCAGCAGCCCGCCGATGCGGTCGCTCTTTTCGAACACCGTAACGGCATGGCCAGCACGCGCCAGCTGCTGCGCGCAGGCGAGGCCGGCAGGGCCGCTGCCGATTACCGCCACCGACTTTCCGGTCCGCTTCTCCGGCAGCTGAGGCTTGACCCAGCCTTCCTGGAAGCCGCGATCGATGATCGCGCATTCGATGGACTTGATGGTGACCGGGCTGTCGATGAGGTTCAGCGTGCAGGCCGCCTCGCACGGGGCGGGGCAGACGCGGCCGGTGAACTCCGGGAAGTTGTTGGTCGAGTGCAGGACCTCGAGCGCGTTCTTCCAGTCGTCCTCGTAGACGAGGTGGTTCCAGTCCGGGATGATGTTGTTCACCGGACAGCCGTTGTGGCAGTAGGGAATGCCGCAGTTCATGCAGCGCGCCGCCTGCGTGCGGAGCTGGTCCTCCGACAGCGGGACGACGAATTCCTTGTAATGGTTCAGGCGTTCTTCGGGATCGCGATAAGTGCGATCCTCGCGCTCGTATTCGAGAAAGCCGGTTTCCTTGCCCATTATTCCGCAGCCTCCATCGCTGCATTCTCGCGTTCGTCTTCGAGAGCCTTGAGCGCCTTGGCGTAGTCGCGCGGCATGACCTTGCGGAAATGCTTGAGCTCGCCGGCCCAGTTGTCGAGCAACGCCTTCGCCTTGGCCGAGCCGGTGTGCAGCTGGTGCCGCTCGACGAGGATCTTGAGCCGCGCGGCATCGTGATAGAGCGGGTCGCCCATGCCTGCATCGTCGACCGACCGGCCGCGTTGCTGGGGTTCGCCCCAGCTCTTCTCCGCGCCTTCGCCATCGCCGGGCGTGACGTCGAGCAAATCGACCTGGGCGTGGTTCAGGAGCTTTTCGAAGGTGCCTTCGGGATCGTAGACATAGGCGATCCCGCCGCTCATGCCCGCGGCGAAGTTGCGGCCCGTGCTGCCGAGCACGCAGACCACCCCGCCGGTCATGTATTCGCAGCCGTGATCGCCGGTGCCTTCGACCACTGCGACCGCGCCCGAATTGCGTACGCCGAAGCGCTCGCCCGCGACGCCTTCGAAATAGGCCTCGCCCGCGATGGCGCCGTAAAGGACGGTATTGCCGACGATGATGTTGTTGCCCGGCTTGCGCGGAGCTTCGTCCGGCTGGCGCACCACGATCCGACCGCCCGAAAGGCCTTTGCCGACATAGTCGTTGGCATCGCCCGTCAGGCTCAGCGTGACGCCGTGGGCCAGCCACGCGCCGAAGCTCTGGCCGGCCACACCGGTGAAGTCGATCCGGATCGTTTCAGGGGCGAGGCCGGCATGCCCATGCGCCTCGGCGATCCGGCCTGACAGCATGGCGCCAACGGTGCGGTTCACATTGCGGATGGTGCGGGTCAGCTGGACTGCTTGTCCGCTCTCGATGGCGGGCTTGCAGGCGTCGATCAGCTCGACATCCATGGCCGCGGCGAGCCCGTGGTCCTGGGTTTCGGTGTGATAGGGCTTGCGGCCCTCCTCCAGCGGCACG from Qipengyuania profundimaris encodes the following:
- a CDS encoding glutamate synthase subunit beta; translation: MGKETGFLEYEREDRTYRDPEERLNHYKEFVVPLSEDQLRTQAARCMNCGIPYCHNGCPVNNIIPDWNHLVYEDDWKNALEVLHSTNNFPEFTGRVCPAPCEAACTLNLIDSPVTIKSIECAIIDRGFQEGWVKPQLPEKRTGKSVAVIGSGPAGLACAQQLARAGHAVTVFEKSDRIGGLLRYGIPDFKMEKHLINRRAVQMEAEGVQFRTSSEVGVEVSFQALQENFDAVVLAGGAEEARMLDIPGSELNGVRLAMEFLTQQNKRNAGDDEVRAAPRGSLTATGKHVIVIGGGDTGSDCVGTSNRQGAASVTQLEIMPKPPESEDKALTWPDWPVKLRTSSSHEEGVDRDWAVLTKRVVEENGDVAGLECVRVEWKDGKMQEIEGSEFTLRADLILLAMGFTGPKRRGLLDRAGVDLDGRGNVAADTEWYLTSEPNVFACGDMRRGQSLVVWAIREGRQAAHAVDKALMGETQLPR